In Halichondria panicea chromosome 13, odHalPani1.1, whole genome shotgun sequence, one genomic interval encodes:
- the LOC135346993 gene encoding uncharacterized protein LOC135346993 isoform X4 has protein sequence MKDGYVILRNINLLLMGAAGSGKSATKNLLLGNPPSEVRNSTPCRDRIAHVRPVTNLLFQGRFQGSDNKWEEVSEEDLVNMLAKAIQHLPQSSRDKLPSDLQTRLKELSTEASTSAATEATSIPPSQESVSPVQQAIEDVVALVVEAMVSTPSQQEASISSTEGKELFGTKTMRVTDNGGQPQFHDVAPLFIRHASAGLFVSRLTDDFADYPHDDLYKDGKPVGPSSPSHLSYLETNMSLLRSFLSCKRDGKTPRPIFVGTFSDKIKDQKVIDKKNQALLDALPPELKEEVIYSNLPLKQVIFTVNACSRDENAQEVAKEIRKAVENSPTFDLKVPLWWFILELALQKLCKIMKRGILSKSECIALAQQLGFHPSALDAALDYFNDMCIVHYYPHILPHTVFVDPQVPLDKVSELTQHAVSLRDQRKRPSAKAAKWLKFRDQGIFTIDMLESEEFQKHYEDGLFTPADMIAIMMELLIIAPLTIPLLGRVDCSFSQVEFLMPSLLRSVPPSELEDHRVFTSSADPLLIRFVSGCIRCGVFCCLVVFLMKKCGWIVCLPSGKPVLLARNCVKFRLPDSPGSVTLIDSFSYMEVHVKARPHVLLTVCPLVRASVLEGVDAASDALHYNNDKPVISIFCPHEGATQQGKRHFADIHLSTKLWCCSEDFDLDGDLKTSHTVWLGTAIIPAEGALSSVTGDMSTKMTLSDQQQQSGKPSSATGGTGRKTERKSDQQQYSINQCGTLANVVSSTGSGMSDQQPCLSEHGNSVMEDVCLKTEVHDHDQCITSDKLSPAMEHVVNTTSDPHQYTIMEDVCKKTGVRDQQLDQEILESDIILIAEKFPHLLNVHKALIINDLQHVYEKLHKSASPHWFNLGLALGLTHPDLTNINIKCREDNVLCLREMLAKLLSTQHVTWSLLSDALRRPTVDLINLADSITGKPSSATGGTCTERKSDQQQYSNTAADVTEGDTSQDVLTSYPHTIPSGAGGPRTVTIEELKERTQMRYPDDDDDDDSSDSWHSTNESVEHHPIDEVVDTVDTPSDVTDPDTLINEQSFSQASPVEHHPTASDEATCTTALQSTHRTDQHTTASTVLTDAVPSDVTKGDTSQDVLTSYPHTIPSGADGPRTVTIEELKERTKVTDSQLDTEIEETDMIVLAAHFDNVDTYAVQLGLDPSERRDVKITASNYDTRTAIDKALRLWRQHNPGAATYRALVKMLLRMGKETLAFKMCQTAATKHVVCNRRRSI, from the exons ATGAAGGATGGATACGTTATTCTTCGCAACATCAACCTCCTACTCATGGGTGCAGCTGGTAGCGGTAAATCAGCCACAAAGAATCTCTTGCTTGGCAATCCACCTTCAGAAGTACGAAACAGTACTCCTTGTCGAGATAGAATAGCCCACGTTCGACCAGTCACCAATCTCCTTTTTCAGGGTCGTTTCCAGGGTTCTGACAACAAATGGGAGGAAGTAAGTGAAGAGGATTTGGTCAACATGTTGGCAAAGGCCATTCAGCATCTACCCCAGAGCTCTCGTGACAAGCTACCTAGTGACCTTCAGACCAGGCTCAAGGAATTGTCCACTGAAGCCAGTACCAGTGCAGCAACCGAAGCTACTTCAATCCCACCTTCTCAAGAGAGTGTTTCTCCTGTGCAGCAAGCAATCGAAGATGTTGTCGCGTTAGTCGTTGAAGCTATGGTGTCAACACCGTCACAACAAGAAGCCTCAATCTCCTCAACTGAAGGCAAAGAACTGTTTGGTACGAAAACGATGCGTGTGACCGACAATGGAGGACAGCCTCAGTTTCACGATGTGGCCCCTCTCTTCATTCGACATGCTTCAGCAGGGCTGTTTGTTTCCAGGCTCACTGATGATTTTGCAGATTATCCCCACGACGACTTGTACAAGGATGGAAAGCCAGTCGGTCCCTCATCTCCATCTCACCTTTCCTATCTGGAAACCAATATGAGTTTACTGCGATCCTTTCTCTCCTGCAAGAGGGATGGGAAAACGCCACGCCCCATCTTTGTGGGCACTTTCTCCGATAAAATCAAAGATCAAAAAGTTATCGACAAGAAAAACCAAGCCCTGCTTGATGCTTTGCCTCCTGAACTGAAAGAAGAAGTCATCTACAGCAATCTGCCATTGAAACAGGTGATATTCACCGTCAATGCTTGCAGTCGTGATGAAAATGCACAAGAGGTTGCCAAAGAAATTCGGAAAGCTGTGGAAAATTCGCCTACATTCGACCTCAAAGTTCCCCTGTGGTGGTTCATCCTCGAGTTAGCTCTACAAAAGCTTTGCAAGATCATGAAAAGAGGTATCCTTAGTAAGAGTGAGTGTATCGCTTTGGCTCAACAGCTTGGATTCCATCCATCTGCGTTGGATGCTGCTCTCGACTACTTCAATGACATGTGCATTGTCCACTACTACCCACACATCCTGCCCCACACTGTGTTTGTGGATCCTCAAGTCCCACTAGACAAAGTTAGTGAGTTAACACAACATGCTGTCTCCCTGAGGGATCAAAGAAAACGTCCTTCTGCCAAGGCTGCAAAATGGCTCAAGTTCAGAGATCAAGGTATTTTTACTATTGATATGCTCGAATCGGAAGAGTTCCAGAAGCATTACGAAGACGGCCTTTTCACACCTGCTGATATGATAGCAATCATGATGGAGCTTCTGATAATAGCCCCTCTCACCATCCCACTACTTGGTCGAGTTGATTGCTCTTTCTCTCAAGTGGAGTTTCTCATGCCCAGTCTCCTCAGATCTGTTCCACCCTCTGAGCTAGAGGACCATCGTGTATTCACTTCCTCAGCTGATCCTCTTCTCATCCGATTTGTCAGTGGCTGTATTCGATGTGGGGTCTTCTGTTGTCTAGTGGTGTTCCTCATGAAGAAGTGTGGGTGGATAGTGTGTCTTCCTTCTGGAAAGCCGGTTCTTTTAGCTAGGAACTGTGTCAAGTTTCGGTTACCCGATTCTCCTGGTAGCGTTACACTGATTGATTCCTTCTCTTATATGGAGGTCCATGTCAAAGCCCGACCACATGTGCTTCTGACCGTGTGTCCTCTAGTTAGAGCCAGTGTCCTTGAAGGTGTAGATGCTGCTTCTGATGCACTTCACTACAACAACGACAAGCCAGTCATTAGCATCTTCTGCCCTCACGAAGGAGCAACACAACAAGGCAAACGCCATTTTGCTGATATCCACTTATCGACAAAACTGTGGTGCTGTTCTGAAGATTTTGATCTAGATGGGGATCTCAAGACGAGTCATACTGTTTGGTTAGGTACGGCAATTATTCCTGCGGAAG GTGCGTTATCCTCTGTTACGGGAGACATGTCTACAAAGATGACATTGAGTGATCAGCAGCAACAATCTG GAAAACCATCGTCTGCTACGGGAGGTACTGGTAGGAAGACTGAGAGAAAGAGTGATCAGCAGCAATACTCTA TCAATCAATGTGGGACTCTGGCCAATGTTGTTAGTAGCACTGGATCTGGAATGAGTGATCAACAGCCTTGTTTGAGTGAGCATG GTAATTctgtaatggaagatgtgtgctTGAAGACGGAAGTACATGATCATGATCAGTGCATTACTTCTG ACAAATTGTCTCCTGCAATGGAACATGTGGTCAATACAACGAGCGATCCACATCAATATACCA taatggaagatgtgtgtaagaagactggagtgaggGACCAACAACTAGATCAAGAAATCCTTGagagtgacatcattctaatcGCGGAGAAATTTCCTCATCTGCTGAACGTGCACAAG GCTTTGATAATCAACGATCTACAACATGTTTACGAGAAACTACATAAAAGTGCCAGCCCTCACTGGTTCAATCTGGGATTGGCTCTAGGTCTAACTCATCCTGATCTCACCAACATCAATATCAAGTGTCGTGAAGATAATGTGTTGTGCTTGCGTGAAATGTTGGCCAAGCTCCTGAGTACACAACATGTAACATGGAGTCTCCTATCAGACGCTCTCAGAAGGCCCACTGTGGATCTCATCAATTTGGCTGATAGCATCACAG GAAAACCATCGTCTGCTACGGGAGGTACTTGTACTGAGAGAAAGAGTGATCAGCAGCAATACTCTA AcacagctgctgatgtcactGAAGGAGATACCTCACAAGATGTCCTCACTTCATATCCACACACCATTCCCTCAG GAGCTGGTGGACCGAGGACTGTGACCATTGAGGAATTGAAGGAACGTACTCAA ATGAGATATCccgatgatgatgatgatgatgacagcAGTGATTCATGGCATTCCACTAACGAATCAGTAGAGCACCACCCAATAGATGAGGTTGTAGATACAGTGGACACTCCTAGTGATGTCACTGATCCAGACACTCTTATCAATGAACAGAGCTTCTCTCAAGCATCACCAGTAGAGCACCACCCCACAGCTAGTGACGAGGCTACTTGTACTACAGCcctgcagtctacacacagaacAGACCAACATACAACAG CCTCTACTGTACTGACTGATGCTGTACCATCTGATGTCACTAAAGGAGATACCTCACAAGATGTCCTCACTTCATATCCACACACCATTCCCTCAG GAGCTGATGGACCGAGGACTGTGACCATTGAGGAATTGAAGGAACGTACAAAAGTGACCGACTCTCAACTTGACACTGAAATTGAAGAGACAGACATGATCGTTCTGGCAGCTCACTTTGACAATGTGGATACCTACGCTGTACAACTGGGACTAGATCCTAGCGAGCGAAGAGATGTTAAAATTACTGCCTCCAATTATGACACAAGGACAGCGATAGACAAGGCCTTGAGACTATGGAGACAGCATAATCCAGGAGCAGCTACTTACAGAGCTCTGGTGAAGATGCTGTTGAGAATGGGAAAGGAAACACTGGCCTTTAAAATGTGTCAGACAGCAGCTAC GAAACATGTGGTGTGCAACAGGAGAAGATCTATTTAA
- the LOC135346993 gene encoding uncharacterized protein LOC135346993 isoform X2, translated as MKDGYVILRNINLLLMGAAGSGKSATKNLLLGNPPSEVRNSTPCRDRIAHVRPVTNLLFQGRFQGSDNKWEEVSEEDLVNMLAKAIQHLPQSSRDKLPSDLQTRLKELSTEASTSAATEATSIPPSQESVSPVQQAIEDVVALVVEAMVSTPSQQEASISSTEGKELFGTKTMRVTDNGGQPQFHDVAPLFIRHASAGLFVSRLTDDFADYPHDDLYKDGKPVGPSSPSHLSYLETNMSLLRSFLSCKRDGKTPRPIFVGTFSDKIKDQKVIDKKNQALLDALPPELKEEVIYSNLPLKQVIFTVNACSRDENAQEVAKEIRKAVENSPTFDLKVPLWWFILELALQKLCKIMKRGILSKSECIALAQQLGFHPSALDAALDYFNDMCIVHYYPHILPHTVFVDPQVPLDKVSELTQHAVSLRDQRKRPSAKAAKWLKFRDQGIFTIDMLESEEFQKHYEDGLFTPADMIAIMMELLIIAPLTIPLLGRVDCSFSQVEFLMPSLLRSVPPSELEDHRVFTSSADPLLIRFVSGCIRCGVFCCLVVFLMKKCGWIVCLPSGKPVLLARNCVKFRLPDSPGSVTLIDSFSYMEVHVKARPHVLLTVCPLVRASVLEGVDAASDALHYNNDKPVISIFCPHEGATQQGKRHFADIHLSTKLWCCSEDFDLDGDLKTSHTVWLGTAIIPAEGALSSVTGDMSTKMTLSDQQQQSGEASSEVNTERKRHQLQYSGPSSPVMEPVCRMSDQYTISPQILLLGKPSSATGGTGRKTERKSDQQQYSINQCGTLANVVSSTGSGMSDQQPCLSNSVMEDVCLKTEVHDHDQCITSDKLSPAMEHVVNTTSDPHQYTIMEDVCKKTGVRDQQLDQEILESDIILIAEKFPHLLNVHKALIINDLQHVYEKLHKSASPHWFNLGLALGLTHPDLTNINIKCREDNVLCLREMLAKLLSTQHVTWSLLSDALRRPTVDLINLADSITGKPSSATGGTCTERKSDQQQYSNTAADVTEGDTSQDVLTSYPHTIPSGAGGPRTVTIEELKERTQMRYPDDDDDDDSSDSWHSTNESVEHHPIDEVVDTVDTPSDVTDPDTLINEQSFSQASPVEHHPTASDEATCTTALQSTHRTDQHTTASTVLTDAVPSDVTKGDTSQDVLTSYPHTIPSGADGPRTVTIEELKERTKVTDSQLDTEIEETDMIVLAAHFDNVDTYAVQLGLDPSERRDVKITASNYDTRTAIDKALRLWRQHNPGAATYRALVKMLLRMGKETLAFKMCQTAATKHVVCNRRRSI; from the exons ATGAAGGATGGATACGTTATTCTTCGCAACATCAACCTCCTACTCATGGGTGCAGCTGGTAGCGGTAAATCAGCCACAAAGAATCTCTTGCTTGGCAATCCACCTTCAGAAGTACGAAACAGTACTCCTTGTCGAGATAGAATAGCCCACGTTCGACCAGTCACCAATCTCCTTTTTCAGGGTCGTTTCCAGGGTTCTGACAACAAATGGGAGGAAGTAAGTGAAGAGGATTTGGTCAACATGTTGGCAAAGGCCATTCAGCATCTACCCCAGAGCTCTCGTGACAAGCTACCTAGTGACCTTCAGACCAGGCTCAAGGAATTGTCCACTGAAGCCAGTACCAGTGCAGCAACCGAAGCTACTTCAATCCCACCTTCTCAAGAGAGTGTTTCTCCTGTGCAGCAAGCAATCGAAGATGTTGTCGCGTTAGTCGTTGAAGCTATGGTGTCAACACCGTCACAACAAGAAGCCTCAATCTCCTCAACTGAAGGCAAAGAACTGTTTGGTACGAAAACGATGCGTGTGACCGACAATGGAGGACAGCCTCAGTTTCACGATGTGGCCCCTCTCTTCATTCGACATGCTTCAGCAGGGCTGTTTGTTTCCAGGCTCACTGATGATTTTGCAGATTATCCCCACGACGACTTGTACAAGGATGGAAAGCCAGTCGGTCCCTCATCTCCATCTCACCTTTCCTATCTGGAAACCAATATGAGTTTACTGCGATCCTTTCTCTCCTGCAAGAGGGATGGGAAAACGCCACGCCCCATCTTTGTGGGCACTTTCTCCGATAAAATCAAAGATCAAAAAGTTATCGACAAGAAAAACCAAGCCCTGCTTGATGCTTTGCCTCCTGAACTGAAAGAAGAAGTCATCTACAGCAATCTGCCATTGAAACAGGTGATATTCACCGTCAATGCTTGCAGTCGTGATGAAAATGCACAAGAGGTTGCCAAAGAAATTCGGAAAGCTGTGGAAAATTCGCCTACATTCGACCTCAAAGTTCCCCTGTGGTGGTTCATCCTCGAGTTAGCTCTACAAAAGCTTTGCAAGATCATGAAAAGAGGTATCCTTAGTAAGAGTGAGTGTATCGCTTTGGCTCAACAGCTTGGATTCCATCCATCTGCGTTGGATGCTGCTCTCGACTACTTCAATGACATGTGCATTGTCCACTACTACCCACACATCCTGCCCCACACTGTGTTTGTGGATCCTCAAGTCCCACTAGACAAAGTTAGTGAGTTAACACAACATGCTGTCTCCCTGAGGGATCAAAGAAAACGTCCTTCTGCCAAGGCTGCAAAATGGCTCAAGTTCAGAGATCAAGGTATTTTTACTATTGATATGCTCGAATCGGAAGAGTTCCAGAAGCATTACGAAGACGGCCTTTTCACACCTGCTGATATGATAGCAATCATGATGGAGCTTCTGATAATAGCCCCTCTCACCATCCCACTACTTGGTCGAGTTGATTGCTCTTTCTCTCAAGTGGAGTTTCTCATGCCCAGTCTCCTCAGATCTGTTCCACCCTCTGAGCTAGAGGACCATCGTGTATTCACTTCCTCAGCTGATCCTCTTCTCATCCGATTTGTCAGTGGCTGTATTCGATGTGGGGTCTTCTGTTGTCTAGTGGTGTTCCTCATGAAGAAGTGTGGGTGGATAGTGTGTCTTCCTTCTGGAAAGCCGGTTCTTTTAGCTAGGAACTGTGTCAAGTTTCGGTTACCCGATTCTCCTGGTAGCGTTACACTGATTGATTCCTTCTCTTATATGGAGGTCCATGTCAAAGCCCGACCACATGTGCTTCTGACCGTGTGTCCTCTAGTTAGAGCCAGTGTCCTTGAAGGTGTAGATGCTGCTTCTGATGCACTTCACTACAACAACGACAAGCCAGTCATTAGCATCTTCTGCCCTCACGAAGGAGCAACACAACAAGGCAAACGCCATTTTGCTGATATCCACTTATCGACAAAACTGTGGTGCTGTTCTGAAGATTTTGATCTAGATGGGGATCTCAAGACGAGTCATACTGTTTGGTTAGGTACGGCAATTATTCCTGCGGAAG GTGCGTTATCCTCTGTTACGGGAGACATGTCTACAAAGATGACATTGAGTGATCAGCAGCAACAATCTG GTGAAGCCTCCTCAGAGGTGAACACTGAAAGAAAGAGACATCAGCTGCAATACTCCG GTCCATCGTCCCCTGTAATGGAACCTGTGTGTAGAATGAGTGATCAATATACCA TTTCTCCTCAAATTCTTCTATTAGGAAAACCATCGTCTGCTACGGGAGGTACTGGTAGGAAGACTGAGAGAAAGAGTGATCAGCAGCAATACTCTA TCAATCAATGTGGGACTCTGGCCAATGTTGTTAGTAGCACTGGATCTGGAATGAGTGATCAACAGCCTTGTTTGA GTAATTctgtaatggaagatgtgtgctTGAAGACGGAAGTACATGATCATGATCAGTGCATTACTTCTG ACAAATTGTCTCCTGCAATGGAACATGTGGTCAATACAACGAGCGATCCACATCAATATACCA taatggaagatgtgtgtaagaagactggagtgaggGACCAACAACTAGATCAAGAAATCCTTGagagtgacatcattctaatcGCGGAGAAATTTCCTCATCTGCTGAACGTGCACAAG GCTTTGATAATCAACGATCTACAACATGTTTACGAGAAACTACATAAAAGTGCCAGCCCTCACTGGTTCAATCTGGGATTGGCTCTAGGTCTAACTCATCCTGATCTCACCAACATCAATATCAAGTGTCGTGAAGATAATGTGTTGTGCTTGCGTGAAATGTTGGCCAAGCTCCTGAGTACACAACATGTAACATGGAGTCTCCTATCAGACGCTCTCAGAAGGCCCACTGTGGATCTCATCAATTTGGCTGATAGCATCACAG GAAAACCATCGTCTGCTACGGGAGGTACTTGTACTGAGAGAAAGAGTGATCAGCAGCAATACTCTA AcacagctgctgatgtcactGAAGGAGATACCTCACAAGATGTCCTCACTTCATATCCACACACCATTCCCTCAG GAGCTGGTGGACCGAGGACTGTGACCATTGAGGAATTGAAGGAACGTACTCAA ATGAGATATCccgatgatgatgatgatgatgacagcAGTGATTCATGGCATTCCACTAACGAATCAGTAGAGCACCACCCAATAGATGAGGTTGTAGATACAGTGGACACTCCTAGTGATGTCACTGATCCAGACACTCTTATCAATGAACAGAGCTTCTCTCAAGCATCACCAGTAGAGCACCACCCCACAGCTAGTGACGAGGCTACTTGTACTACAGCcctgcagtctacacacagaacAGACCAACATACAACAG CCTCTACTGTACTGACTGATGCTGTACCATCTGATGTCACTAAAGGAGATACCTCACAAGATGTCCTCACTTCATATCCACACACCATTCCCTCAG GAGCTGATGGACCGAGGACTGTGACCATTGAGGAATTGAAGGAACGTACAAAAGTGACCGACTCTCAACTTGACACTGAAATTGAAGAGACAGACATGATCGTTCTGGCAGCTCACTTTGACAATGTGGATACCTACGCTGTACAACTGGGACTAGATCCTAGCGAGCGAAGAGATGTTAAAATTACTGCCTCCAATTATGACACAAGGACAGCGATAGACAAGGCCTTGAGACTATGGAGACAGCATAATCCAGGAGCAGCTACTTACAGAGCTCTGGTGAAGATGCTGTTGAGAATGGGAAAGGAAACACTGGCCTTTAAAATGTGTCAGACAGCAGCTAC GAAACATGTGGTGTGCAACAGGAGAAGATCTATTTAA